Proteins from a single region of Candidatus Micrarchaeota archaeon:
- a CDS encoding DHH family phosphoesterase: MTAGDDIEQTVTRLANALDRLSAMTDRNCIITFHSHGDPDAVCSAYLLKRILHNAEVVSMDNLSAHGKRVAELLALPVEYMDVSEIESSGRPVVVVDTRSRRLLSGLSSAYIVIDHHDYADDPIDAEVEVVLPHAYSTTQIIYYLYNRQSGQSPSSDKYFSTLIPKMDPGIATAVLLGILDDTMGLREGNSELFEIIAELLKVSDKSFEELVRLTHDFSLTNKVNTVKACRTIKYDTAGDVIIVAARAPSNEGSVTTALSGFADVVFVGSIKQKNARVSARARFVHVNLLKIVNKALEETGLKGSVGGHPYALGVSLENCSDKRLDEFLTVCLRTATRYLKSIMARDERT; encoded by the coding sequence ATGACGGCCGGAGACGATATCGAACAGACGGTTACCCGTTTGGCAAACGCGTTGGATAGGCTCAGTGCAATGACAGATAGAAACTGTATTATCACCTTCCATTCCCACGGCGACCCGGATGCGGTGTGTTCGGCCTATCTCCTGAAAAGGATACTGCATAATGCGGAAGTGGTTTCCATGGATAACTTATCGGCGCATGGTAAACGTGTTGCCGAGTTACTGGCATTGCCTGTTGAGTATATGGATGTCTCGGAAATAGAATCCTCAGGCAGACCGGTCGTCGTAGTGGATACGAGGTCGAGAAGGTTGTTGTCAGGTCTTTCTTCCGCGTACATTGTGATTGACCATCACGATTATGCAGATGATCCGATAGATGCTGAGGTCGAGGTTGTTCTGCCGCATGCGTATTCAACTACCCAGATTATATATTATCTCTATAACCGACAGTCCGGGCAGTCCCCATCTTCCGATAAATATTTTTCCACACTTATCCCGAAGATGGACCCAGGTATCGCCACAGCCGTACTTCTTGGTATCCTGGACGATACCATGGGTTTGAGAGAAGGTAACAGCGAACTGTTCGAAATAATAGCAGAACTGTTGAAGGTCTCCGATAAATCTTTTGAGGAACTGGTCAGGTTGACCCATGACTTTTCTCTGACAAATAAGGTCAATACCGTAAAGGCGTGTAGAACTATAAAATACGATACTGCCGGTGACGTCATCATCGTAGCCGCACGTGCACCTTCCAACGAAGGTAGCGTTACAACCGCTCTCTCGGGGTTTGCGGACGTTGTATTTGTGGGTTCGATAAAACAGAAAAACGCGCGCGTGTCCGCACGCGCGCGTTTTGTACACGTGAACCTTCTAAAAATCGTCAATAAAGCGCTTGAAGAAACAGGGTTGAAAGGTAGTGTTGGAGGACATCCCTATGCCTTAGGCGTATCCCTGGAGAATTGCTCTGATAAGCGTTTGGATGAGTTTTTGACTGTATGTCTCAGGACCGCTACACGGTACCTGAAAAGTATTATGGCTAGGGATGAAAGAACCTGA
- a CDS encoding tetratricopeptide repeat protein, translated as MSDTMVKERRGAPDARTYYHKGNLYFERGNYEKAIENYNMAIILNPNFSEAYFARGLAYYHLKNYDKAAADYTKALELDPNNPVIYNNRGDCYYRKQDFERAIKDYDKAITLNPKYLKAYYNRGLAYACLENYESAIDDFSKVIELNPNFAEAYHVRGLAYDYMGDLDNAIKDYQKALEINPNLTEAKQHLELAKSKGGVRANLPVTGGGEEGKAPSTVHLLSKPKVTFKDVADMEKLKEVLKDHIVYPLLKPDLARKYGKLGGGGILLYGPPGCGKTYLMKAAAGECKASFINVKLSDVLDQYVGGTEKNIHAIFETARKNAPCIVFIDEIDSLGARRDQLGQSGQYMRAAVNQLLYEMDGIEAANENVLVVGATNAPWDVDPALRRSGRLGKTIYVPEPSFVARKAILKLHAKKRPLAKHIAWNRLALATIGYSAADLKAVVDEASAIPWKEAFKTGKERPVTTSDFIKAIKKVKSSLPPWYAQAKKQIGQQEEKTIVDGKEHIKITESPLGPAEKYAFRELLKAIKRMNRWYVKLFNKLVRIIALYLPIPF; from the coding sequence TTGAGTGATACCATGGTTAAAGAGCGGAGGGGCGCACCGGACGCAAGAACCTACTATCACAAAGGTAATCTATACTTTGAGAGAGGTAACTACGAAAAGGCGATCGAAAACTATAACATGGCTATAATCCTTAATCCGAATTTCTCGGAAGCATACTTCGCCCGAGGGTTGGCCTACTATCATCTTAAGAATTACGATAAAGCAGCAGCCGATTATACCAAAGCTTTGGAACTCGACCCGAACAACCCCGTCATATACAACAACCGTGGTGATTGTTATTATCGTAAACAGGATTTTGAACGCGCCATAAAAGACTATGACAAAGCCATCACCCTTAATCCGAAGTATCTTAAAGCCTACTACAACAGAGGTTTGGCTTACGCATGTCTTGAAAACTACGAATCGGCAATTGACGATTTCTCAAAGGTGATCGAACTCAATCCGAACTTTGCCGAGGCTTATCATGTCCGTGGTTTGGCCTACGATTATATGGGTGATCTGGACAATGCTATCAAAGATTATCAGAAGGCCCTGGAGATCAACCCAAACCTTACCGAAGCCAAACAGCATCTCGAATTGGCAAAGAGTAAAGGCGGTGTCCGCGCCAATCTGCCCGTGACCGGCGGCGGTGAAGAGGGCAAGGCACCGAGCACGGTTCATCTGTTAAGTAAACCTAAGGTCACGTTCAAAGATGTCGCTGACATGGAAAAACTCAAAGAGGTGTTAAAAGACCATATTGTCTATCCTTTGCTTAAACCGGATTTGGCGAGGAAGTACGGAAAACTCGGCGGTGGCGGAATCCTGTTGTACGGTCCGCCGGGTTGCGGTAAGACGTATTTGATGAAGGCGGCGGCAGGTGAATGTAAAGCAAGTTTCATAAACGTTAAACTTTCTGACGTTCTTGATCAGTACGTGGGAGGTACCGAGAAGAACATACATGCAATATTCGAAACAGCGCGTAAGAATGCGCCGTGTATCGTTTTCATCGATGAGATAGATTCTTTAGGTGCGAGACGTGACCAGTTGGGACAGAGCGGTCAGTACATGCGCGCCGCGGTTAACCAGTTGTTGTACGAGATGGACGGTATAGAGGCCGCGAACGAGAACGTGCTCGTTGTAGGTGCTACGAACGCGCCTTGGGATGTCGACCCGGCATTGAGAAGGAGCGGTAGACTCGGTAAGACCATATACGTGCCGGAACCGTCGTTTGTTGCCAGAAAAGCCATTCTTAAACTTCATGCTAAAAAACGACCATTGGCTAAACATATCGCTTGGAACAGGTTGGCTCTCGCAACAATCGGTTATTCAGCAGCGGATCTGAAGGCGGTGGTGGACGAGGCCTCCGCCATACCTTGGAAGGAGGCGTTCAAAACCGGTAAGGAGAGACCTGTCACAACATCGGATTTTATAAAGGCGATTAAGAAGGTGAAATCTTCGCTGCCGCCGTGGTATGCACAGGCCAAGAAACAGATAGGTCAACAGGAAGAGAAAACGATCGTAGACGGTAAAGAGCATATAAAGATTACGGAGAGTCCTTTAGGTCCTGCTGAAAAGTATGCGTTCAGAGAACTGCTAAAAGCCATCAAACGTATGAACAGGTGGTACGTAAAACTGTTCAACAAACTCGTCAGAATCATTGCATTGTATCTCCCTATACCCTTTTAG
- a CDS encoding PrsW family intramembrane metalloprotease, with protein MRILHLLVILLVLSSVIGTVYPYSVYEMKPSDKISINVTSTSLNSSPDNILVTVRVNNTDPESYIMYLMKVEGEELIPVKMLGVVQPYAYVTAVVNITVKYPGETFHRTVYGIVLTDNATEGKLFTLVEDWSMYESNVYRSLLQTHILVVPLITLIIILVLLLLIESAYHYRFLDPFGTQYTTENLFFPKVSGKPIGERIADMMMDPLIWVLEIGGCLLAFSYIINTEFSYTEFEITLFSGVAALLFPMIYLAFLWTLERRPLRFFFSMFFWGAFAAVLAFLGNYWLNDLVLPNFDRHTGMLISAVLIAPLVEELVKLMGPVLLSGHPEYRDSVIGLILGSSVGIGFSFIENWFYFASKTNPFELGLSVWMQLIIYRSFFNSLAHGFITGFGGALIGYVRSITHSGKYLVIGMVSAFLIVVPLHSLFNLTAMMDGTIREMESVLGLPFIFNPLFVMVLTVMFIVVYLISHKEYAEEAAEEVG; from the coding sequence ATGAGGATTCTGCATCTCTTGGTAATACTGCTTGTGTTGTCATCCGTAATCGGAACCGTTTACCCGTACAGCGTTTACGAAATGAAACCCTCTGATAAGATTTCGATAAACGTTACATCTACCAGTCTTAACTCTTCCCCGGATAATATCCTTGTTACGGTTCGTGTCAACAACACTGACCCTGAGAGTTACATAATGTATCTGATGAAGGTTGAAGGCGAGGAATTGATACCGGTAAAGATGTTGGGTGTTGTCCAACCTTATGCATACGTCACTGCAGTAGTTAACATCACAGTGAAGTATCCCGGCGAAACCTTTCATAGAACCGTTTACGGAATCGTGTTGACAGATAATGCTACCGAAGGTAAACTGTTCACTTTAGTCGAAGATTGGAGCATGTACGAATCAAATGTTTACAGGTCTCTGTTACAGACCCATATCCTGGTAGTACCTTTGATAACATTGATAATCATTCTCGTTCTTCTATTACTCATCGAAAGCGCTTATCACTACCGTTTTTTAGACCCATTCGGCACACAGTATACTACTGAGAACCTCTTTTTCCCTAAGGTGTCGGGTAAACCGATAGGTGAAAGGATAGCCGATATGATGATGGATCCGTTGATCTGGGTCCTGGAGATAGGTGGTTGTCTTCTGGCCTTTTCTTACATAATAAACACGGAATTCAGTTATACGGAGTTTGAAATTACGTTGTTCAGCGGTGTTGCAGCATTGCTCTTTCCGATGATCTATCTTGCATTCCTTTGGACGCTTGAGAGAAGACCGCTAAGATTCTTCTTTTCCATGTTCTTCTGGGGGGCGTTCGCTGCCGTGCTTGCGTTCTTGGGAAACTATTGGTTAAACGATCTGGTGCTACCCAACTTCGACCGTCACACAGGGATGCTCATCAGCGCGGTCCTGATCGCTCCTCTTGTCGAAGAACTCGTTAAGTTGATGGGACCGGTTCTTCTGTCAGGACATCCGGAGTACAGAGATTCGGTGATCGGACTGATTTTGGGTTCAAGCGTAGGTATCGGGTTTTCGTTCATAGAGAACTGGTTCTATTTTGCTTCAAAGACCAATCCGTTTGAATTGGGATTGAGCGTCTGGATGCAGCTTATCATCTACAGGTCGTTCTTCAATTCGTTAGCCCACGGGTTTATCACAGGGTTCGGAGGAGCCCTCATCGGATATGTCAGATCTATTACTCACAGTGGGAAGTATCTGGTGATAGGTATGGTTTCCGCATTCCTCATCGTTGTACCCCTCCATTCCCTCTTCAACCTTACTGCTATGATGGATGGTACAATCCGTGAGATGGAAAGCGTCTTGGGGTTGCCGTTTATATTCAATCCGTTGTTCGTCATGGTCCTTACGGTGATGTTTATTGTGGTGTACCTGATCTCGCATAAGGAGTATGCCGAGGAAGCTGCTGAGGAGGTCGGTTGA